The following coding sequences are from one Nicotiana tomentosiformis chromosome 3, ASM39032v3, whole genome shotgun sequence window:
- the LOC138907517 gene encoding uncharacterized protein gives MDMDGLSDVASTTVNVGVQGNFGIDPSNPLYLHPSDNPDAMLVSVPFSGVGYRSWRHSVLRGLSVKNKLGFINGECKSPDPHPPAFCQWERCDDMVTSWIFNSLLKDIADSVEYANDVVELWIELEDRYEQTNGARLYQIQKEINDISHGTLDITSYYTKLKKLWEELSTLSKRSQRSCNCTCGTKENFYKAEHDRRLIQFLMGLNEAHTVIRGSILMMNPLPTLAQAFSLLIQDEKKREIKPNTQLFIESTSLNATISRANTYRTNYSPNNGNHSGYGRGRPMCDYCKKPGHTKDGLQSKSDFNKGKGVVANVHPDTSCNKVEEANALNEDQNISLSKEQYGQIMNLLQHFQAGNRGEHANVATSINGAVNFAPSMKRSLEIGKACDNLYFLCPKCLRNRDVVFIESVFPFTLSSENTFFPSVFNPAPFIDHTPKDTKHLCDSDDGTSVIHSQPFEHDTPLPPVRSSSENEPSSYEEAAMNLAWQTTMNQEFEALHANHTWDLVPLPVGKKIIGCKWVYTIKHKADGSVERLKARLVVKEHTQQAGIDYIETFSLVVKMTTVRSLIVVVVKKGWHIPQLDVKNAFLHGDLNEEVYMEIPHGLAVDSSELVCKLNKSLYELKQALCSRGYAHSMYDYSLFYKKTENSTVYIAMYVDDIVVT, from the exons ATGGATATGGACGGTTTGAGTGATGTAGCTAGTACAACAGTGAATGTCGGAGTTCAAGGAAATTTCGGAATCGATCCAAGCAATCCTTTGTATTTGCACCCGTCGGATAATCCCGATGCTATGCTTGTGTCAGTTCCTTTCAGTGGAGTTGGTTATCGATCATGGAGGCACAGTGTATTACGAGGATTATCGGTTAAAAATAAACTAGGGTTTATAAATGGTGAATGCAAGAGTCCAGACCCTCACCCTCCCGCATTCTGTCAATGGGAGCGATGTGATGATATGGTGACCTCTTGGATCTTCAATTCTCTCTTGAAGGACATTGCGGATAGTGTTGAATATGCAAATGATGTTGTGGAGTTATGGATTGAGTTAGAAGATCGATATGAGCAAACAAATGGAGCTAGATTGtatcaaatccaaaaggaaatAAATGATATATCTCACGGAACCCTTGATATCACTAGCTACTACACTAAATTGAAAAAGCTTTGGGAAGAATTGAGCACTTTGAGTAAAAGGTCCCAACGCAGCTGTAATTGTACTTGTGGTACCAAGGAAAACTTCTACAAAGCTGAACATGATAGGCGGTTAATACAATTCCTCATGGGTTTGAACGAAGCACACACTGTAATTCGAGGAAGCATTCTCATGATGAACCCATTACCAACACTGGCTCAAGCTTTTTCCTTGCTGATACAAGATGAGAAAAAGAGGGAAATCAAACCAAACACTCAACTGTTTATCGAGTCCACATCATTGAATGCCACCATCTCGAGGGCCAACACCTATAGGACCAATTACTCACCCAACAATGGCAACCATAGTGGATATGGAAGGGGAAGGCCCATGTGTGACTACTGCAAAAAGCCAGGGCACACTAAGGACGG gCTTCAATCAAAATCAGATTTTAACAAGGGAAAAGGGGTGGTGGCTAATGTTCATCCTGACACATCCTGCAACAAGGTAGAGGAAGCAAATGCCTTGAATGAAGATCAAAACATCAGTTTGTCAAAGGAGCAATATGGACAGATCATGAATCTGCTGCAACACTTTCAAGCTGGGAATAGAGGAGAACATGCAAATGTTGCCACTTCTATCAATGGAGCTGTGAACTTT GCCCCTTCAATGAAGAGGTCTCTGGAGATTGGTAAGGCTTGTGATAATTTGTACTTTCTTTGCCCAAAGTGTTTGAGGAATAG GGATGTTGTCTTCATTGAAAGTGTGTTTCCTTTTACTCTATCATCTGAAAACACATTTTTTCCTTCTGTTTTTAATCCTGCCCCTTTCATTGATCACACTCCTAAGGATACTAAACATCTCTGTGATAGTGATGATGGCACAAGTGTCATTCATAGTCAACCTTTTGAGCATGATACTCCTTTACCACCTGTGAGATCCTCCAG TGAAAATGAGCCCTCATCATATGAGGAGGCAGCTATGAATCTTGCCTGGCAGACAACTATGAACCAAGAGTTTGAAGCATTACATGCCAACCACACCTGGGATTTAGTGCCCTTACCTGTTGGAAAGAAAATTATAGGGTGCAAATGGGTGTATACGATAAAACATAAAGCAGATGGGAGTGTAGAGAGACTCAAAGCTAGGTTGGTTGTGAAGGAACATACTCAACAAGCAGGCATTGACTATATAGAGACATTCTCTCTTGTAGTCAAGATGACAACTGTGAGGTCTctaatagttgttgttgtaaagAAGGGGTGGCATATACCCCAATTGGATGTAAAAAATGCATTCCTACATGGGGACCTGAATGAGGAAGTCTACATGGAGATTCCACATGGCCTGGCTGTAGATAGTTCAGAGTTGGTTTGCAAGCTTAACAAATCCCTTTATGAGCTGAAACAAGCCTTATGTTCAAGGGGTTATGCACATTCTATGTATGATTACTCTTTATTTTACAAGAAAACTGAAAATTCAACTGTCTATATAGCAATGTATGTAGATGACATTGTAGTTACATGA